The following DNA comes from Rutidosis leptorrhynchoides isolate AG116_Rl617_1_P2 unplaced genomic scaffold, CSIRO_AGI_Rlap_v1 contig300, whole genome shotgun sequence.
ATTAGAGCATTAGTTATTTTTGTAACATTAGAATAGTTGAatgatataataatactaatagcgtGAAAATGCATACCTTATACACTTCAGCAGTGGAACATGCCTCCTGGGGCTTTATTAGAACCAATGGAGTGTCCAGAGCCACAGGCTGGGTAATATTTTGGACAACCTGACATATCAAACGAAAAATATCATGTACATCTGCATCCCGAACCATAAAATCTAAAAGTTATTCCTCTGAATATGCCTATATCTTTGTACTAAAGAAGCTATATGATTCTAGTAAAGACCATAAAAAGCTACATCTGACTACATCCGGCACTGAAAGAAGAACAAATGTACAGAATCATTACTTATTAGACGAAAGAACTCTTCCAGAAATAGCTTGTGCAGAATCAACCATATGTCGATAACTCAAAAGAAACACCCATGCATCTGAATGTATGACAAATAAACTAGACTTGCAGAACTTACATGCAAGAAAACTTTACAGCATATTTTACATGTAATAAAATTTTGCGTGTTTTGCCAACATTTTTTACACTAACCATTCAAGAAGTAATTGCGACAAAGTTGAGACATACCTCACCCCGTCCAGTGCAGTAAGCTGCCCCATGAGAGAAAAGAAAGGGATGTCTGAACCAATCTCACTCGACCACTCTTGGAGTTCCTTCTCAGAGGCAATACAACCACTGAACTGGTTTGCAGCCCAAAGAGCCGTTGCAGCATTGCTACTTCCGCCGCCTAGGCCTGCTCCGGTGGGAACCCTTTTGTCTAGATGAATCTACCGTCAAATTTTCAAAAGGGGTCTGAAAATTAGGTATTTCTCAAATACAACAGTTTCTTTATCAGACACATTTATAAGTTACAACCTGTCTTACCCAAAAGAATTTTTCAGTGCCAGTTTTCTTCCTATAGAGGTTCAGTGCCTTGATAATCTACAAGAGGTTAACATGGAAAACAAAATAGTCAAAAGATTATTCATCAAAAAGAGGTAAAGATAGGAGAACTAAGGAAATGGAGAGAAAGTTTGGAAATAACCAAATTCTTGTCGTCAAGGGGAACTCCAGACACGTTGGTTGACAGACGATCTCTAGACTTAGATGGGGACAATGAGAACTTAATGATATCTCCTAGACTAATGACCTGGACAAGAAAAATAAAAGTGGAACTGTAACATTGCAAAAGATGTAGCCATTGATATACATTGTCAACAGTTTAGTCAAATCACAATGTTGTTGGTAAATGGAAGCATGAAGGAAAAAACTAACATGAAAGAGAGATGCCAAATCATGATACCCATCTTCCCTTTTATTTGTAATTCTTAAGAAAACATTAACCTGCATCAAAAGTAAGGAAATAAATAAGCACAAATTGCGAGAGAAAAAGAGTGAATTTTTAATAAGGAGATTGAACCTTGCAGGGTGAGAACAAAGTGATCCTTGAAAGAGGAGCTTCTCTGTCAACCTCATCTGCTAACTTGTTTATTCTTCCATCAGGGTCATATTCTATCTAAACAAAACACACAAAATCAATAAGAATCAACCATCAAATATAATTTCAAAGCaaaatttcgtaaaacaattaaacCTCTAGTTGTTTCCTTGTTGCTTTGACAGCAGTTTGAAGTTGAAGTTTTGGACGGAAAGAACAAAACCCAAATCGTTTAGATGGAGAAAGACAGGATTTTGTGAAGGAATTGTTGGGAGGGATGAAAATTTGGTTATGGCAGAACAATTGAGAAGAAGAAGCCATTACTGAGTTTGAAGAGTTGGGAGTAGTAGGCCGGGTCGTTAGTAAGTCGTATAAATATCAgtttaaattaaaaactaaaatccaTTATGAGAATGAGAATCAAATCATTCAATATGTTTGGCATATTTTTGTTCATTGTTCTTTTGTCTTGTTCAATTCAAGCAAGGAGCCTTGGCTTTTCCCATTTTTTAACTCCTTTGCCCGTCCAATTGACGCTTAACGGCTATCATATCAGACATTTTTACATGGAGATCGAACCGACGGGTGGATACTATTTTACCATTTGGGTTGGAACTTGAACCGGTAGCCTCTCGGTTTACAGATTTCGAATGAATTTCAACTTGGGTCAATTCAGGATTCTAGAATTAACATTGCAGATTCCCAATATTGAATTACGAATGGATAAATTTCTAGACTGTAGAAGGGTAAAATAGAGACGACCCAGAATTTGCATCGTGGCTAGGCTCTTGACGTTATTCTGATTCTAAGCTAAGTAAACGACATTATGGAATCCTTCAGAGAATTACAACCTCCGTTTCATAATAGTTAATGTTTCACAATAGCTAATATTTTTCATTAAAATAACATAATATAATTAAACAGATGGTATAATTAAACAAATGTCATGAGAATTTTATGAAGAAAATACTTCTTTAAGTCATGTATAGCATGATCTTCAAAAAAAAGTCATGTCCATAAATTACGAGATGTTTTCTTTGATAAAAATATCCCAATCACATCTAATTAATTACACGACATCTAACAACTGTGAAACGAAAAGAGTATAAGATAACTGTGGTTTCAAAAATGAAACACTCATGGTAATCAAACAACAGGGAGCACTTGCAACTTGAAAAGAAGTTTAAATGGCAGGGAGCACAATACTAAAGATAAGGGACTGAGCATGAAAAGTTTAAAGgactatcttatcatttctcatcAGTCTTGAAACACAACCACAGGAATAACATTTGGCCAAATGAAAGACAAAACAGACAAAAACTATGATGCTACTAGATGTTTTTCAGATTTTGTTGAAGGCAACAATGTCGCAACTCTGGATAAACTCATCGCGGGGTGGAACAGTGAGCTGCTCCTCTACAAGAGTATCCACAGAGACCAGATCATCCACAATGGTCATCATGATCTGGAGCTTCTTAATACCATAACCAACTGCAACCAATTTCGCTGCAGCAGTTCCAATTAAATTCAGAATTAgttatgcaaaatttgtataacTTACAATTTGTGGAAAAATGATCAATGAAAAGATCAATGAAAAGGTTTATAACACTTACATGCTCCCCACAAGAGACCAGGCATCTCGATACTTCGAACAGCCTCCTCTAGCTTCTTCATGTCAGTCTCATCATCCCAAGGTTTCACATCCAAAAGGACGGAAGATTTTCCACCTAACAATACAAACACAGAAAATAATTTGAATTTCAATCTTAGGCATCCTCGAAGATCAGAGGGACAAATGATTAAAAAAAAGGGTACGGAGCTTACTCTCTTTCTTCTTTGTAGTTTCCTTCTTAGCTGCTCTCTCATCAGCGGCCTTCTTCTCTTCTTCAGTCTCATCACCAAAGAGATCCAAGTCATCATCATCCTCTTCCTGCCAAGTTCAAACACAAAGAAATTAAACAAAAGTAATTATTGAGAATTAAAAAAGAAAGCGAACAGCCTCATAATGTTAACTAGCAGAACTCAGGCATGACTAATAAGCATCAACCAACCAGAAACAATGAAGTTCATAACAAAAATGCATTAAACCTCAATGCTGTCTTCTTATAAGTGTGATTGGAGAGAGCTTTCCAGTGCTTCTATAACCTGCTTAGTCAATCTAAGTGTCTATTTTTGTGTTGTTAAGTGCTTATATAAAATAAGCAGGTACCCAATTTAGTTATGGGAAAGACACAAGCTAACAACCTACAATTTCTTATTTACTACACTCAAAAGCACATGTAATACTAGTATAAACTAAAGCTAAGTTGATCAAATAGGTTTTATTCAGACATAACAGGATAGCATGGATTTCAAATAAAAATCAAACACGAAttcattaaaaataaattaaaagatAAGCACCTTAGCTGCTGTTGCAGCTGGAGCAGCTTCTGCTGGGGCACCCTTGCCACAATTCTCACTCCAGCAGCTTTTCCAGGGAAGCTACAAAACCAAATCAGAAACAATTAAAACTACAAATTGACAAATCAAACCAATAAAAAAAACTATACTTCATACTATAAGATATTCTATCCACGAACATTATTACTGAAAATTCAACATTTGAATAACTAGATCCATTGCAATTAATAAAGGTTTCACCTTTATTAAGTTAATTGAACCAACCTGGATGCGAGAGCAGACGACACACTAGCGTACCACTTGCTGGCATTTGTGAGAGAATCACTAGGCTTCACTAATACGGCGCCGTATACCTTTACGTCGTCCTTTGTCAGCTTATCCCTGATTAATTCAATGACAGGATATAAAAAAATTGAACAATTCCAATCCAGTTCAACTTCCTACAAAAGAATATATGCAACCGAAAATCAAAACATACCCAGAAATATAAGACTTTCCAGATAGGAAGTCATCCAGAGCCTTGAGGCCTGATTCGGTGTGGAGATCTGAAAAAGTGACGGCCATGGcttctagagagagaaagtgagAGGCTGAAGGGAAAATTGTAGCAGCGGGTAGAGAGAGAGTGAATTTAGAGTGAAGTGGGTTTATAAAGCACAAACCCTAGAAGGAATTCGATGTTTTGGCATATTCTTTTTGACTGAATGACAATAATACACCCCCGAGTTATTGTTAATTACAATCAAAACTAATGGTTATTGGCTTGGTTTCGGTTCAGAGTCAAACATGATAGGAACCCGTTTTAACCCGATTTGAGGGTCGATTCTCGAATCTAGAATGAGACTTGTTTAAATATTAACCATTCATTTCGTTGAACAATGACTAAATCGATAACAATTTACCGACATTATAAATTTCTGGAAACCATAGATGTGCATTAGGATTCAGGAATTATTTTAGGAAAAGAAATTATGGCATTCGGATTTAGGAATACAATTTTCCACTTGGGGACAATGCTGCCCCCCTTCGTTCTGAAGCCCATAATTGATATGTTTCTTTTGCTATCTTTAAGCTTTAGGTAGTCGATCctcaaaaagaaagaagaaaaaaaagctTTAGGTAGTGATGATTAATATGAGTATAGGCAGGGATGGAGCTAGCGATTTTTTTGTGAGGGGGTCAAGGATGCATAAATGTAAAATTAGAGGGTCTTAAATATATGTTTAAATAAGGAGAGAAGAACAATTTCATTTTAAATAGGGGGGCAAATAGATTTTTTTAGGGGTTTCTTTGTAATTATTTAGGACGTATAAACTGTTTTAAAAAGTTGAGGGGGTGACGAATGAGTATAGATAATAATCTTTATACATATAGGTAATGACGTCTATGACTATAagatatcattttttcaccaaactcAATATTTCAAATTGAAATAATTGTTAGACCGTTGAGATTAGCATTATTTTTCGGAAGAAACTAACCATTCATTTATATAGAGAAAAATTCTTGTATACTAACACATCAACACTTGCATATGCTAATCAAATTTTTACATCTGTTAAATTTTAGGTTTTATTTGTCATGTATTCTTCCGTATATAATAGAAGacgtttttattttttaaatttattgAAAGATTGGTGTATCTAGTCATCATTATTGTCTAGATACATCAAATTTACAATGAATCTAAAAAATGAAAACGTCTTCTATTTATATACGGAGGGAGTAATAAATTAATTCCAAataattaactaactaatttactttttttatttaaaacaaaaaCTGCTAGCTGAAGCCTGGATTTGTGACACCAAATAATCAACTTCATTATTATTTCCATCCTTCGTTGCACGAACACAATCGTCTTCTCCATCCTCacataatttaaataattatacaAAAATTATATTTTCAAGCCTTTATATATTTTGctgttttttctttttttaaattttATCTTTCATCTTCACACTATTTTAAATACAACATGATCAGAGTAAAACGAAAATCATAAAGTTGAATTTCATATAATTAATTTTTCGTTTATGTTTTATGTATAAATCAGACTTAGATTTCCAAAAAAAACATATAAAAGAATTAGAATTGGCCAATTAGTTAATTTTTCCTTCAAATTAACCAAACACTGAAATTCAATCTTAAAAACCAGTTCCCATGAGTTCTTCGATACGAAAGTTCTAATTgacaaaaaataattaaaaaaatagatTCAAAAGATAGAATTTAAAGATTTTATGAAAGTAAAATCATACACTGAAAATATACAAATAACTAGACGAAATCTGAGTTGGTGTCTTGGTGATGCTTTTATGTAAGGTTATTGCACGAGTTGTTTTCAGAGTAAAAATGGGATTTTTCAAATTATATGAATGCTTAGTGCCATAATTTCCGGAGCATAaggtatttttctaaaaaaaataaaaaattaattaattaaattaatttgtCAAGTCAGTTTACATATGTTATTTGAGATTCTTAAAATTACACATATCCAAatataattagtatatataaataGTGAGGTGTTACATAATATGCATCGAAAGAATTTCTCCCATATAGATCAGGCCAATGCCGGTTTCAATTTATTTTATCTTGATAttcaatttaaacatttaaaagtgATGCCAAGTAGAGGCCTGGAAACCTCAAATTGTTGAGTTAAAAACCGAGAAAAATGAATTCGGGCTACACTAGCTTTCTGTCAAGTAAACAGTATACTTTGCAATCGCAATTGCGAATGTTTTAGTGAATGAAAATGTCTCAAATTGTGCTCGAAATAAAGCTCGTCGAGTCTTTTCCAATTAGCAAAAGAATACAATTTTCTGATGAGTGAATAACGAGTTTTGGACGTTGCAATTTTTCGGTGTAAACTGTAATGCTCGGATTTTGTTAGTGGCAAGTGAAAGGTGTAATTTTCAGCAAATTACAAGCGAGGATGGTTTTATGTTGTTCTTGCTGCATTCCTTAACAATTCTCTGATTTCAATTGGAAAATGAGGTCATGTAAGAGTTGTTCAGGCCGGATAATTCAACATCTCCTTTACAAACACTCACTTCCAAAAATTATTAAACTAACACAAAATTAAAAGAAGTCTTAATGCTGAAATGAAAGGCCAAAAGACAACAAGATTTGCTGCCAAAATTAGGACAAAACGATAAATTAAACCCATATTAAACTAGATCAATTTAACAATCAGTCTGGTTTAAAGGAAATCATTAAATTATGGTGGCTTGGTCCTCGTTAATTTTCCTTGAATCTCCATGGTCCTTGAACTTCTCCTTGCTCTTCTTTGCCTCCAATTCCCACTATCTTAGAAAATTCCGATGAAAAGCGAACCTCGTAGACCAATTCTACGTAGTAGACGGTTAAATGTTACCAAAATCCCTTTTTATCTTAGATTCTAACAAGACTCCAATCAAACTTGATATATTCCTCACATTATTTTGTTTCTTGGATGAAACACGTACAAGGtagtatttttaaaattttaaatgatTCCTCGCTGAAAAAATGGTATAGATGTGGagtcaattgatatatatatatatatatatttaaaatgtgggTTATTGAATCTCAACTCATGTCGATAGTCATATATATCTCATAAATTTACCCTATCTAGCACCTTGATTAATCAACATTCTCAGGGAACTGCAAAGTGTCAAAAGTGGGAGCAGAATTAAGGTTCCATATGGCAAAAAATGCAGCTAAGATATCGATCTGTAAGCACAAAAGAAAGGAATTAATGGCGAACTTGCAGAAGCAGCGTCTAGCAGTAACTTATATATAAAGAGGGCACACAAAACAAAACAAAGCAAAGGTGTGAAGAAAAAAGAGAATTCCTAAAGACAAGTGCCAACCATGCACATTATTTTTAGTGATGAGTAAAGAATCAGttgaccatatatatataatatatatatatatatatattacttgtcaTAGTATAAAAGAGATTTTAGAGGGTCATAAAGGTCCATTTACAGGCCAAAGTCATGAAGATACTCTATATAGTACTATGTTAAAGTATTTTATTTTACGCCTTAATTAAGACACGCCACTTTAGTTACAACCACCTcctgtatttttattttattttctcagAATTCACTGTGCCATATACGCTAAGTTTTGACATAAACGTACTGCACATATATTTATGGTGAGTACATAAAACAATATTTTAAGTTAGTTTTCTCTCCTTTAATGAGGTTTCAATTTCCATTTCAAGAaaaaaattgaaattaaaattacCATGTACTGTGTGTCGGTAACAGGTAAATATGTTACATGTGGGAGAGTCGTATGATATATCATTGGACACGATACTTAGGATAATAACAGATCTACGATCATAAATAATCAATTGTCGAGATTGATTAGAAGTAAAAAAGAAAAGTTGAAATTTGTTAGTGAAAAAAGTGAGACTATGCATAATCTATCTAGAATAATAATTTTGCGAATGATAAACTCACATTATCAATAAAAAACGAATGATATATATCAACTCATTTGAATTTGAATTTTTTTTAGGATAACAAGAGATTGTATTATTAATCAAATATGGATATATTGTTCAAGAAGGAAGACAATCGATCACACTCATTATTCCTAATATTAGCGATATGAGTTAATTGATTGTATCATCTTGATACATATATAAAA
Coding sequences within:
- the LOC139882728 gene encoding LOW QUALITY PROTEIN: 4-diphosphocytidyl-2-C-methyl-D-erythritol kinase, chloroplastic-like (The sequence of the model RefSeq protein was modified relative to this genomic sequence to represent the inferred CDS: inserted 1 base in 1 codon; deleted 1 base in 1 codon), which codes for MASSSQLFCHNQIFIPPNNSFTKSCLSPSKRFGFCSFRPKLQLQTAVKATRKQLEIEYDPDGRINKLADEVDREAPLSRITLFSPCKVNVFLRITNKREDGYHDLASLFHVISLGDIIKFSLSPSKSRDRLSTNVSGVPLDDKNLIIKALNLYRKKTGTEKFFWIHLDKRVPTGAGLGGGSSNAATALWAANQFSGCIASEKELQEWSSEIGSDIPFXFSHGAAYCTGRGEVVQNITQPVALDTPLVLIKPQEACSTAEVYKCLQLDQTTKIDPLTLLEKITQNGISQDVCINDLETPAFQVLPSLKRLKQRVIAANRGEYDAVLCLGGIGSTIVGIGSPDPPQFVYDDDDYKNVFLSEARFITREANEWYKEPTSTNAACESPDLSRAGGM